The following are encoded in a window of Maylandia zebra isolate NMK-2024a linkage group LG5, Mzebra_GT3a, whole genome shotgun sequence genomic DNA:
- the lg5h1orf50 gene encoding uncharacterized protein C1orf50 homolog isoform X1, with protein MDRTVSLPNQPEKTTTSNTLTLVESSSAPSGLELVSFYQTNRVGDPMNLVALAEQVQKGDEFVKANACNKLTVIADQIRYLQEQARKALEEAKRDSELHHAACNIVKKPGNIYYLYQRPSGQKYFSILSPMEWGPSSPHPFLGAFKLQHDMSWTPFDEVEKRDTELAVMDKLVSQQTALPTYAGPNFRGLTE; from the exons ATGGACAGGACGGTCAGCCTGCCTAACCAGCCCGAGAAAACCACAACAAGTAACACAT tgACTCTGGTTGAGAGCAGCAGTGCTCCCAGTGGGCTGGAACTGGTTAGTTTCTACCAGACCAACAGAGTTGGAGACCCCATGAATCTGGTTGCTCTTGCAGAGCAAGTCCAGAAG GGAGATGAGTTTGTAAAAGCCAATGCCTGCAACAAACTGACAGTCATTGCAGACCAGATCAGATACCTGCAGGAGCAGGCGAGGAAG GCTTTGGAAGAAGCCAAAAGAGACTCTGAACTGCACCACGCTGCCTGTAACATTGTGAAAAAGCCAGGCAACATCTACTACCTCTATCAGAGGCCATCGGGACAGAAATACTTCTCCATCCTCTCGCCTATG GAATGGGGTCCAAGCTCCCCTCACCCATTTCTTGGTGCATTCAAACTTCAACACGACATGTCGTGGACCCCCTTCGACGaggtggagaagagagacacggaGCTTGCCGTCATGGACAAACTCGTCAGCCAGCAGACAGCCTTACCTACGTACGCAGGACCCAACTTCAGAGGCCTCACTGAATAA
- the lg5h1orf50 gene encoding uncharacterized protein C1orf50 homolog isoform X2, whose translation MDRTVSLPNQPEKTTTMTLVESSSAPSGLELVSFYQTNRVGDPMNLVALAEQVQKGDEFVKANACNKLTVIADQIRYLQEQARKALEEAKRDSELHHAACNIVKKPGNIYYLYQRPSGQKYFSILSPMEWGPSSPHPFLGAFKLQHDMSWTPFDEVEKRDTELAVMDKLVSQQTALPTYAGPNFRGLTE comes from the exons ATGGACAGGACGGTCAGCCTGCCTAACCAGCCCGAGAAAACCACAACAA tgACTCTGGTTGAGAGCAGCAGTGCTCCCAGTGGGCTGGAACTGGTTAGTTTCTACCAGACCAACAGAGTTGGAGACCCCATGAATCTGGTTGCTCTTGCAGAGCAAGTCCAGAAG GGAGATGAGTTTGTAAAAGCCAATGCCTGCAACAAACTGACAGTCATTGCAGACCAGATCAGATACCTGCAGGAGCAGGCGAGGAAG GCTTTGGAAGAAGCCAAAAGAGACTCTGAACTGCACCACGCTGCCTGTAACATTGTGAAAAAGCCAGGCAACATCTACTACCTCTATCAGAGGCCATCGGGACAGAAATACTTCTCCATCCTCTCGCCTATG GAATGGGGTCCAAGCTCCCCTCACCCATTTCTTGGTGCATTCAAACTTCAACACGACATGTCGTGGACCCCCTTCGACGaggtggagaagagagacacggaGCTTGCCGTCATGGACAAACTCGTCAGCCAGCAGACAGCCTTACCTACGTACGCAGGACCCAACTTCAGAGGCCTCACTGAATAA